A window of the Lolium perenne isolate Kyuss_39 chromosome 7, Kyuss_2.0, whole genome shotgun sequence genome harbors these coding sequences:
- the LOC127298049 gene encoding uncharacterized protein, which produces MSGAQGAQPKGAFTATTYSSEAAANSAEERRQKPARTVLGSSEDEHGLPVKRLEDKVEDATGKGGPVFGAGKEEGKPDLGVTGTGGG; this is translated from the coding sequence ATGTCCGGAGCGCAAGGCGCACAGCCCAAGGGCGCTTTCACGGCGACGACATACAGCTCCGAGGCGGCAGCCAACAGCGCGGAGGAGCGCCGGCAGAAGCCGGCAAGGACAGTTCTAGGGTCGAGCGAGGACGAGCATGGGTTGCCGGTGAAGAGGCTCGAGGACAAGGTGGAAGATGCCACTGGGAAGGGCGGTCCGGTGTTCGGCGCCGGCAAAGAGGAAGGCAAACCCGACCTTGGCGTCACTGGCACCGGCGGAGGCTAA